The Cyprinus carpio isolate SPL01 chromosome A3, ASM1834038v1, whole genome shotgun sequence genomic interval TGTCTATCTTTGTTTTACTTGACAAtgttagaattaaaatgaaaagtttagttttagtcaatgttTTGTTACTTATATAGCTCAGTTATATTGAGCAGATTCTAGTATGTTCATGTCAGTTTCTTCCACTGTGGTGAAGAGTGGAGCTTGAGTTCAGGTTGTGGGCTGCTGTTGTAAGTGTGAGTGTCGTCTATGATTGAAACAAACGTTCACAGAGCAACAATACCAATACCAAAACCAACTGATCATACTGACTACAGTTGAAATATGCAGCTTGTAGATCACATGCAGtgataccaaaaaaataaaacactgttaatCACTGCACTGGTATTAACACATCTATATTCACTACATGAAGCAACAAACACCACAGTCATCATCTACAACCAAACCACGAGATCTACTCTTCAGCACAGATATAACCACAAAAACTTCacttcaacataacagaaactctcagaaaagtacaaaataactgaacattaagACTTGACTTTCAAAATCCATAATATAACACTTCATTTTCATCACTTGATTTCATTGAAACTActcttttaatttaagtgattaCATGCATTTGTTAATGTGGACATGAGAGGAAAAACTCTCAACAGTGAaaaagcagggtttttttttttttttttttttttttttactgtaccttGTGTAGAAGTTGCTGCTGTTGTAGTTGAGTTTGTGCTGTGGACTGGAATCTCTGTCGTTGAATTAGCTTGAGCTGTAAAATATGAATGTTAGTTCAGATGCATCaaactgtaaaacatgacaatcatattttaattgtgatcatcacattacataaaaagtaaacatttttgctGTCAAGTCTAAGTTTCTTCATTATTCCCAGCAGCAGGTTTTGGACTGTTAAACTCGACTGCAGTTCATTAGTTTGCAGCAGTGCTTTGAGTTTCTTCTGTCAGACTGAAAGAAGCTTTTGTTCCTCGGTTTGTTCTGCATCAGTGACACTAACAGTCCTTAATGTTACTGACATTATGAGGCTCTAAAACTGATTGATGAGATGTTTTTTCTCACCTTAACTCTTGACAGTGTATGTGACTGAGGTCTGGACTTGATCTCTCTGAGTAACTTcacatctccactctctgttgtgatcttcattcaggagtgttATATTCAGAGTGATGATACAGGGATCTGATGAGGatgatatctgatatctggagtctgatATGTTCAGTTTAACACCAGCCTGATTCACCCAGAACAGCTGAATTCTCTCAGAACGGATCAAATCATCACAAGAGACTCGAGGATATGAATACAACTGACAGAAGAGAGTCACAGAGAgacctgcactgatctcagtctgtgaggatgagactgaaacacacaataacacacacatcacacactcttcaATCATCAGGAGAGATTTTAAATTGACcacataatcataaaattaccatgaagaacatgcagataaacatGTGTATCATTTACTTGTGTGTGATTCACATATTGTCTGCAAGTGTAATATCCATAATCTTCTGTTGAGATGTTCctgatgttcagagagcagtcagaccccagactcagtctctcatgactctctgtgtctttcttcttTATCCCTAAACGAATCAGTTCAACTGCTGCTGATTCTCTGAATCTGTTATAGTTCCATGTAGTTGAGTTACAGTCATGAAGAGCATTATTACAGGGCAGACggacattttcaccagaactgatgaacacatgagTCTCATTCACTCCACTTATacctgaaacacaagaacatctgAGTGATCATTATactgttaattatattaatgtcAGCATAAAAAGCAGAAGATTCAGGTCATACagtctttttatcatttaatgcaCACAATACACTCTCCAGAATAAACTGTTTCTCATCAGAGAGCTGttcaaatcacaaacacactctcaatattaaattaattcaggATCAGATGTTTGAGTGTGAAACTGTCTAGTTTAAGTGTGTTCAGGAATAATCCAGTATGTTCAGTATGAAACACAAGAATAAACTGATCATCTTTCTCAGACTGATTCTACTGAATGTCTTGTAGAGAAAACACAGATTtctttacctgtgagaagtgaagagagagaaagatcagtcccagcagacacacACGACACTCATCAgacattttctcttttctctcagtCTTTCTCTTCAGTATATGATCacaactctttctttaaatattatcATCTCTTCCTGTTTCTTCACTTCCTCTGATCTACAGACTGAGTGTTTAAATCATGCTAGAGTTGCTACAATAGTCACATTTCTC includes:
- the LOC109104808 gene encoding uncharacterized protein LOC109104808 — encoded protein: MQKHRGTDSDTTAVVKHVLQCISGVNETHVFISSGENVRLPCNNALHDCNSTTWNYNRFRESAAVELIRLGIKKKDTESHERLSLGSDCSLNIRNISTEDYGYYTCRQYVNHTQVNDTHVYLHVLHVSSSQTEISAGLSVTLFCQLYSYPRVSCDDLIRSERIQLFWVNQAGVKLNISDSRYQISSSSDPCIITLNITLLNEDHNREWRCEVTQRDQVQTSVTYTVKS